The Brassica napus cultivar Da-Ae chromosome C7, Da-Ae, whole genome shotgun sequence genomic interval TACTACTAGAATATTACCAAGAATTACTAAGTATAAGATATATAACAGCTGCACTTTTTacatgaatattttttaaagtgcTATACATATACATTTTACATAGgtactttttatattattgttttaacaTGAGCAAAACAAAACGAattttatgaaacataaaatgtttttaaattctaaaataagaagataaatgttttaaaactttataaatgatGGAAGATGTAATGTGATATATTACCACAACTTAATATTTACTGACAAACAAAATGTGTTTGTAGAAGAAATACTTAATAAATTTTCCAGacataataaacttaataaaattagtTATTCTAACATGTCTTTTGCAACCGATACAAGTTTTAACTACCTCGAAGAAAAGTTCAAAACAATAAAGATActcaatttcttattttttgtcaacttgaCGCAGTCAAGTGAAGTGTTAACACTAAGATGACATGGACAGTAGTCTTCCTTCAATTTTAACACCATGCTTACTCAGACTCATACAACATATTCTAAACTATAAACTCTATACAACCATGCACGGCTTATGTTTTTGACACCAAAACAATATAGGGATTGCCTGCCCACTTGATTGAAGGTTCAAACAGAAGCTCCTTCTCGTTGGTCTCATAGAACTTAATACCTGCACATTACTCTTTGACCATTAGCACATCTTACAGATGTGAAAATTACGTAAAAATGGGAGTAAGACTTGCCATGAACTGTGGGTGAAAGGCTCAGTTTCTCGAACTCAATGGATTCTATACAGAAAGTGCCAATGTAATCTGCAATATGGGTTGTGCGGAGCTCCGAATAATCTTGCAAACAACCTATAAACAGGAGAATGAAAAACTAAAGCTTATATACAGAAGCATAAATTGATAAGAAGCAGGAAACAAAGAGAACCTTATCAAGGTAGGGCCACATGTATGAGATAAATCTGTGGAGCCAAGCCAGTCCACCTTCAATATCTTGTAGAAAGAAGAATATCAGTGTCATCAAGTAAATCAAGAAGCTAGAATGATTCAATATGTTGAGTTAACTTACTCTTTCATAGTCAGGATTCTTCATCCATAAAGGGATACCAGGTAGAAGATCAAGAAAGAGAGTGATGCTAGTCtcaactaaatatttattttagtcttaACTAGGCATCTCAACAATTTAATACAGCTTactcaaaacacacaaaaattgtATCAGTTTTCGGTCTGTGTAACATATACCTGATAATAAGATTACACAAGTTTTTACCCCAATTTCAAAGCCAATATTCTTTTTCTACAGACACATTTATTAAGTTTCCCCAAAAAAATTTTCAAACCTAGTTACAAAACGACCAAATAACTATCAAATAAAGAGAAACTAATCACTtaccacaaagaaaaaaacgatGTGATTCTCGACTTAGGGGTTTTGGAGGGGTTTCAATCACAATGAGGGACAGAGAGACTTGAGACACGAgaaataagagagagagattgatgaATTCTCGATTTAGATGGAGAAGGGACAAAGAACGATGCGACTCTGCTGCTAAGGGGCTTTGGTTTTCCGTCGCAAGAGGGAGAGAGTTTGGGGTGGAGAAGGAACGATGTCGTTTCGCTTTTAGTTTGGTCGGATTCTAGGGTTAGATTTAGGTGGGTCGGATCTTTAGGTTGGGCCCTTGTAAATAACCTATTTCATTAGGTGGTAATTTGTAATAAATATCGTTGATAGCTTAGCTGTAAATGTCGGTGACCGACGCAGGGTGGGGGACAAGCGAATAATCAAATCGTggaaaacgaaatatgaaatgaAAATTAAATGGAAATGTGGGTGGAAGGAAATTGAGATCCAAAATTCTGGTATTTTAAGGTCGTAAACTACTAACTCAGTCACTACTACAGAGCCAGTAAAGACTATGATTTGCTTCACCACTTGCTCCCACTTATAAAAAAAAGGTCAGTAGATCAATATAGTCTCTCTTGCTTGCTCTTTCTACTAGATCGGGATCTGGACCTTTTCTCTTACACTCTTCTCTCTCTGCTCATAAAGTTTCAATCTATTTGGGAGGAGGGAGATCTGTGAGTCTGCAACCCCTTTTCTCTGGTAATCTTTTTACTTTTGGACTACACCAAGTCTATGGCTTTCTTTAAATGTTTCTTGCCTCTTCTGGGTATTTCTGTAAATGTCTATgctcttttcttctttgttctaCTTATGTTTGCTCAAAGTAAATATGCTTTGagctagaaaagaaaaaaagtagtATGCTTTGGGTTGTTTCACTTTTTAGTTATAAATtcaagtgttttttttgtttgttgatttttttatctGCTGTTTCATGTTCTCTGCTCTGTCTTCTTTTTACCTTCTCTATAGTATCATATTATCATGTGATTAAGCTCAGAAATTGGAGATAACCCGTCaaacaaagtttaaaaaaaacaagctCAAGTATGAGAGTAGCCATTAGCCAATAGTATCTACACAATGGTTTGCTATCAGTTCTGTAGAAACCCAACATCCTTATGGATCTTCCTTAGCCATCAGTGTAGATCTTCCCTAGCCTCTTCTAAACCAGACCTTTTGATACTTTTACTGCTCACTATAGTCTTTATATATTTGGTGTTGCAGGTGCATGTGACTAGCGATTGTGCCTTGGGTCTATAGGAGGAACATGGCAATGGGGAAGTATTCTCGTGTAGATGGGAAGAAGTCATCAGGCTATGGCTTAACCATCACCATAGTCTTAGTTGTTTCTCTCTGTTTGGTTGGGGCCTGGATGTTCATGTCTTCTTGGTCTGCTCCTACCGAGTCTGTTGACTTCTCTTCTAACCAGACTCCAAAGGATGTGGAAACTACTACCAAGACTTATTTCACAAACGAAGAATTTGACAAAGGTTCCAAGACTGAGGAAACTGAGGTTGTGACAGAAAGCAACGAGGAGAAGCCTGATCCTGAGAGCTCTGGTGAGGAGAAAACGGAGCAGGTTGAGGAGAAAAAGGAGTTTGAAGACAAGAATGGTGAAGGGGATAGAAAAGATGGAGAGGGTGAGTCAGAAAGTGATGAAACGAAGCAGAAAGAGAAGACACAACTGGAAGAGAGCTCGGAGGAAAACAAATCAGAGGATGGTAATGGAACCGAAGAGAATACTGAAGAAAACACTGAGAAGAAGACAGAAGATAGCGCTGGCGAAACTGAAGAGAACACTGAGAAGAGCACTGGTGACCAGGCCGAGATTACAAAGGAGTCGAGCAGTGGAAGCGGGGCTTGGTCTACACAATTGGTTGAGTCGCAGAACGAGAAGAAAGCACAAGTGTCCTCAATCAAATGGAAAGTCTGCAATGTGACAGCTGGACCAGACTACATCCCTTGCCTTGACAACTGGCAAGCTATCAAGAAGCTTCATTCCACTAAGCATTATGAACATCGCGAGAGGCATTGTCCTGAGGAATCTCCAACCTGCCTTGTTTCTCTTCCCGAAGGGTATAAGCGATCCATCAAATGGCCTAAGAGCAGAGAAAAGGTAAAGCTTCTTGAGACCCATTATGTTATTTTTCAGTGATACCAATTTAACTCTTTTATGTTTTGTGTTGACACACAGATATGGTACAACAACATTCCTCACACCAAGCTTGCACATGTGAAAGGACATCAAAACTGGGTGAAGATGAGTGGTGAATACTTAACATTCCCTGGTGGTGGTACTCAGTTCAAGAACGGTGCTCTTCACTATATCGATTTCCTCCAAGAGGTACACCTTATTCATTCAATGTCTACACGACTTTCTCATTGACTATTAACattgatatgtgtattgattgcAGTCATATCCTGATATTGCTTGGGGAAACAGAACACGTGTTATATTGGATGTTGGGTGTGGTGTTGCTAGCTTCGGAGGATATCTTTTCGACAGAGATGTGCTTGCTTTGTCATTTGCACCCAAAGATGAACACGAGGCGCAGGTGCAGTTTGCTTTGGAACGTGGTATCCCTGCAATGTCAAATGTTATGGGAACCAAGAGATTGCCTTTCCCAGGATCTGTTTTCGATCTTATCCATTGTGCTCGTTGTAGAGTCCCTTGGCATATTGAAGGTGGCAAACTACTTTTGGAACTGAACCGTGCATTGAGGCCTGGTGGTTTCTTTGTCTGGTCAGCGACTCCAGTTTACAGGAAGACCGAAGAAGACGTTGGCATATGGAAAGGTTTGGATTTGGATATGAATAAGACTGTTTACAGATGGTTCTTAACTAACATGTGAGATGTTTCTTTATGTTCTGTAGCTATGTCGAAGCTAACAAAGGCAATGTGCTGGAAACTAATGACGATAAAGAAAGATAAACTGAATGAAGTTGGTGCTGCCATTTACCAAAAGCCAATGTCGAATGATTGCTACAACCAAAGATCTCAAAACGAGCCACCTCTCTGCAAAGATTCTGATGATCAAAACGCCGCTTGGTAGCTTATCTCTTCCCTTTCTCACATCAATGCAATGGAACTTTGTTGCTAAAGTGTATGATTGCAGGAATGTTCCTCTTGAGGCATGTATGCACAAAGTGACAGAAGACTCATCAAAACGCGGAGCAGTTTGGCCTGAGAGTTGGCCAGAGAGAGTAGAGACTGTTCCTCAGTGGTTGGATTCTCAGGAAGGTGTGTATGGAAAACCTGCACAAGAGGATTTCACAGCAGACCAAGAACGCTGGAAGACTATTGTTTCAAAGTCATACCTCAACGGTATGGGAATCGATTGGTCGTATGTGAGAAATGTGATGGACATGAGAGCTGTCTATGGAGGGTAAGTACTGAAGAAAACCATTCACCAATATAAAAACTGACTCCATGTATTTGTTATTAAatgatctctctctttcttggtttcagttttgctgctgcattgaAGGATCTGAAGCTGTGGGTGATGAATGTAGTTCCTATCGACTCAGCTGATACGCTACCAATTATATATGAACGTGGTTTGTTTGGAATCTACCATGACTGGTGTGAATCATTCAGCACTTACCCTCGAACTTACGACCTTCTTCATGCTGATCATCTTTTCTCTGCACTGAAGAAGAGGTATGTAGATATACAGTACACTCACATATCTCTGTGACCTTTTCTTGATTGCAAAATCTGATGATTGTATATATAAACAACACTCATTCAGGTGCAGCTTGGTGTCGGCAATGACTGAAGTGGACAGGATACTCAGACCACAAGGAACTTTTATAGTAAGAGATGACATGGAAACAATAGGAGAAATAGAGAAGATGGTGAAATCGATGAAATGGAATGTAAGAATGACTCATTCCAAAGATGGAGAAGGAGTGCTCTCTGTTCAGAAGTCATTGTGGCGTCCTACAGAGGTCGAGACAGTTACATGGGCAATAGCCTGAGGTGAATGGAAACTAAGAAGAATAAAATGGGTTTTTTTACTTTCTATAGTTTCATAAttaagttttttcttttatgatCACATTGATTGTTACTTGTATTAGTCCAATATTTGTATCCCTTTTTCCTTTGCATTGACAAAAATTGTATACAAGACAATTGTCTCAAAAGTGTAAACTTATGAGTTTATGGTTTGCTCCTAAGCACCTATGAAAAGTCATACATGAAATCTTATATGAGGACGGACATGCACATATAATAATCATCACATTTGTAAACCATtctaagtaaaatataattatgacCTTGTAACATGGCCAGATTATACATGAGTTTTAAgtttaacaaagaaaaacaacagTCTAGAACCAGATTTTTGATTAAACAAAACACCAGTCTCATCATCTCTTGTAAGGCTCAAAAGGATATCTCTGAAACTCAGATCCAAAGGTGATAGATTCCTCATCGAGTTTCTTCTTCAACCTCCTCCAAGTCCTCAACTTATTAGACTGTATTAACCCTTTATACAACGTCTCAAACGTTAGCTTCTGCGGCAAGAAACCTCTCTCTATCATCTCCACAAAGTACCCACAAGCctctttccatttatccttCCCACACAACCCATGAACCAACGAAGTGTACGAATCCAAATCCGGACCCGTTTCGCTTCCTTTAAGATCATCCCAAATCTCTCCCACAATCTCCATCTTGCCCAAGTTTATAAACGTACCCAACAGAACATTATAAGTGTTCGTATTCGGCTTGCACAATCCATCTTTCATCTTCTTATACAGATTCATCGCCCCGGTAGCATCTTTTCTTCCTTTGTACTCTTTGAAAAAGCAATTGTATGTAGCGGAAGAAGGGCTTATCCCATCTCCCACCATTGCTTCAAGCAGCTCCTCAGCTTCCTCCAACCTCCCACAAGAACATAGACACTTCACAACGGAAGTGTACGTTTCCGTCGTGGGGCTAATCCCTTTGGCCTTCATGAGTTTCAGCTTATCCAAACTCAGCTCGGACTTATGAGCTCTGCTGTACATATGAAGCACGATCGAAAAGCTCGTGACATCAGGTTCGATCCCTCTCTCacgcatttcatcgaacaccttctcGGCGTTTCTCACGTTCCTCTCAAACCTCTCCTCGGGATGCAAACTCGCCGTCCGGCAGATCCCGTTGAGCAGAACGTTGTACGTCACGACGTTAGGCTCGATCCCGGATCCGATCATCTCCGCTAAGAATCTCTCCGCCATGTCGATCCTCCGCAGCTTACACCAGCCGGCGATCAGAATCGTGTAAACCTTCTCGTCGCATCCGAACTCAGATTTGCGTTCGTTGAAAACCCCAACGGCTAACTTCGTGTGTCCGTATTTACAAAGCGTGTCGAGGAGAAACGCGAACTCGTCGACGCCGAGACGGTTCTCGAGGAAGCAAGGCGCGTCGTCGAAAGCTCGGACGGCTTGGCGAGTGAGTCCGGCGGCGATTAGACGCTTGACGAGGATGAGAAACGTCTCCGAGGAAGGTTTGAGGTTCTCCTGCTGCTCCATCTCGACGATTAGCTGTCGAGCGACGTCGAATTGGCGGACTTTTCCGAGGATGTCGATGATGAGGTTGAAGGAGGCGAGCGTTGTTGTTGTCGAAGGAGATGGTAAGGAGCGTAGGTACTGGAAGAAGGAGAGGGCGATTTTGGAGTTGTGGCGGAGACGGAGGAGGGTTTGGTTGATGAGGTGAGGAGAGAGGGAGATTCCGTTGAGCTGCAGAGATGATTCTGTGAAGTGGAAAGGGTTGTGATTGGTCACGAGGATTTGGGAGATTAGCTCGGCGTCGTTTGAGGGTTCGAGTTTCGGGAGGTTGAGAGAGAAtccggcggcggcggcggtggTGGAGAGACGACGGAGGAGTGGAAAGGCCGGTGGTGAGATTTTTTGCTTCAGCATCTTTCTGCAATGTTCCGTTTTGCTCTGAACAACTCAAAAAAAGATAATTGTGGTTTTCACACTGCGGTTAAACCAAACTGGACCGAGCCAGATTTTTCAGAAAAATTACTGATCGGTTTAACCTGAATAACcgaatcaaaaccaaaaataaccagACTTTTAGATGTTGAGATTATTCGGTCTAAGAGTTGCACAAAACTTCAGCTACTTTTATTCAAACTTCTGTGTTGTCTGACCGCTGTTCATGTACATTACATGATAACGATATGATTACTACATTGATGAATCAAAGAGAACACCCAGAGTTTGTGATctgtttatatgttttatttgtgGTGTAATATTAGAATATGTCTGAAGTTTATCTTTTTCTAGTAAATATGATCCAGTGTAATTCTGTTATTGTATTAGCAAACTATATTTGGTTCAGTTGCTCTAAAAGTTCAAATAGTTTCTCTTTATAGAAGGATGGTGTTGCATGTCTTAGAATCAACAATATGGTTCAGATTTGCATcaaaattcacatcaaaccGACTCAAATCCATACAGAAACTATTTGGTCAGGAGCTTGTCTTCTGACCAAAGTAAATACCCCTACCggaatatttgtaaataatttgcataaaaacatttttataaaaataccaaataaaaccgtctcaaaaatattaatgtcatatcaaatttaattacataatttgtctTATTTTGTGTACATAATACTCACGtaattatctatactattaaaagagaagtataaaaataaaatacccaTTTATTTTTCAACTTATTTATACTGGCATGCCACTGAAGTTATTAATTAACTTaccttttatgattttttgtttttcttctttaattaatgtatttccaaaatcaaattctaactaaaatttatggcaacaataattaataaacctagGTTTTTgtattctttgtctttttctatttatttatatatgtgtgtttggAAATAATTAATTCCATATATAAATTGCATAATTAAATACATACATTATACGGTAACTATTTGACTAAttccatatatacataatatatagtatatacaacAAATTTACTATAcattatcattaaattttaatccataaatagtatatacaaaaaaatattatatattatcataaaattttgatctataaaaaaaataaaatacatttgttCGGATATATAggtcatattctaaaaatattgatCATACAATTGATGGTTTAGaggataaaataaaactaatcaatataaacaataaaattattgtgtttagaaatgtcatattaaacaattatttgaacgggtaaattttaaaatatatattataactaatacaaataaaaatttatttataagaaataaaaataaatatctacgCGGACGCGCGGTTCAAGCTCTAGTATTTGATTACAACAGATGTACggttttccctttttttttttttgacaaacggTTTTCCCATTTATTTTGCTATTTTATATCACTAGCTTtacctgaatttttttttttttttgtgattagttttgtagaatattttttttcatcaagATGTGACTCTCATTTTAATTAAATGTTGATTTGCAAATCCaaagcatttaaaaaaaaaataagtattcTTCTTCAgtactatataaataaaatttcttcaaagtacAAAAGTTCCACGAGCATAAAcagaattatttaaaaaaataataatttgaaacaCCAACCAAAAAAAACATCGTTAGAATAAAAGAAAGACAAGAATCAAATaatctaaacaaacaaaaatttataatagcTTGGGCGCAACAACGTACAAGCATAACCGCTCCGATCGAATAGAAGCAAGTGTGAGACACTATATAATAAACGTAGACTTGAATTGATCCAAAAGATTCACCAATTACTTCTCTACTCTATTTTGTTAGGGTTTGAGTCACATCTcttcttatattttttcttagtgTGTCAAAGGTGCGACATGGCGGTTCCAAGGAAACGCAAACACTCTGGTGAAGAGACTCTACCTGAAAAGAGACAAAAGAAGACCATCGAAGCTTCTAAATTTGCAGAACAGGAGAAATCAATCACAGCTTTGATCAGACTTCGTGAAACAAAGGTGGATCCCAAGGTTACGCGATTAATCCATGAGAATACGGCTTGGAGAATTCGTGATCACGATACAAAGACGAAGGAGGGCGAGGTTATTACAACGAACCAGGCCGTGACAAGATTGAGAAACAAAACCACGGTTTCAAAGACTTGATAGCAAAGGCACGTGAGAAACTGCAAGAAAAGCGGCAGGTTGATGATAGGAACACTGACATCGAAAGCCAGAGGATAGCTGCCCGGTTAGCCCTAGACCAGATAGTAGAAACTGATGATGATTTCGATGATCATCTTAAATATCATACGGAATTGCAAAACCTTGGGTGCGATTTCATCCGCGATCAAGTCAGTTTATTGAAGATGTTCAGTTTGCTGTCAAGAGGCGACTACCACATtgatgaatgaatgaatgaatctAACTCGGAACTCCCTACGGTCTGGTGAATATATTCAGTGAGAAAGACTTCTTTGTGTAGTAGACATGTTTATCTTTCTGTAGTATTTGCAATACGATCAAACTACTTTCTGGTTTAGTTGCTCTAAAAATCAAAGTTTCTCTTTGCATGTCTTCGAACCAACGCTGTTGCAGATTTTcatcaaattaaacaaaattcacatcaaaccaacccaaatccaaaccgaaattatttggCCATGAACTTGTGTCACCGAAATAACCCAAAGTTTATATGCAGAGCTGCAAAAGGACTGACTAGTCAAACTTTGAAACACTATTAAGATTCAGGATCTCCCTTCATCTGATGTCGGATGAAAAGTTTGGATAGAGCCTCCGTGAGTGTTTACTACTACTTGGGGGCGAGGATAGCAGATGCAGCAGCAGCTTCTGCAATGAGAGCAACTGGTTGACGAGCTTGAAGGCAAGCCCCAATGTCAAAAGGGTGCAACTCTGAACCATCATAGAGAAGATTCAGTCCTGGAAGAACCACTTCTCGGCTATCTGCTTCATCTCCATCTGCCTTTGTTGCAGTTGAAGGTGCATTCTCGTCTATGGTCCTAGTGGCAGCCTCATATACAGGGCAAGTGTAGGATCTGCGACCACCCCCAAAAGTTCCTCAAACACTGAgacaagaaataaataaaattcaagaaacTAAACTGACCTGAGAATGCTACCATCGAAGCTTAGAACTTCAGTCCGGCAACGTTGGCGATTAGCGAGTTTCAAACGTTGAAATTCGCTCGAGGCACCTGAAATTGGGGAGGAAGGGTCCACGAGTGGGTTCCATTTGCCACTTGCATAGTTCATGAGCTTACTACGAGGAGCCTCCTTTGCTTGTTCTTTCTGGTAAAGAAGTTTAGCAGCTGGACCTGTTGCTTGGTACTGTGCGCATATATCTTTCAACCTTTTCCTTATGCACTGCATTGCATTGTGCTGTTCCATGAGCGAATCTGCTTGAAGTAACTCTGACGAGACGATTCTTTTGCAGATGTGGTTGCACAGCTTTGGACTGAATAGTGGCAGCCCAAACTCCACGGTTAAAGGGACCCATTCATACTTCTCATCATCATCCGGAGAGAAGTAGCCTGCTGGATCCTTTGCTTTAAAAAGTTTCAATAGGCGAATGTAACCGACTGTCCACAGCTCCATGTTGTTCGCCAGCTTGGTTAAGAGAGAGTTCAGCTTTGTGTTTTCCTCAAGGGGAAGTCCGAGCTCGTCGGCGAAATGAGGAATGGAGCCATCAGAGTTCTTCAGGGGTAATGGTATATCTAAAGTAACAATTCTTCCAGAGTTGTCAAGATCATGCTTGCTGAGAGGCTGAACGAGAACAGCTGAGCACTTGAGAAGGCAATTCAAACAGTGTAgcagtatacttcctttgaccaAGTTACCTTCAAACTTGTTTCCTAAGCCACCAACCGAAGATCCATCCCAAGACCAAATGAGAGCTTTCTCACAGCCAGCTAGTGGAGCAGGAAGCATCCGCAGACACTGCCCTTTCATCAAGATAACCGACAAAGGCCCAGTGCCCACGGTTGAATACAATACCAGTTTCATCCACTGTGTCATCGATGAATGGGAGGGAGGACCGAAATGAACGGGGCCTGAAGGTCCAGGTAGAACAGTCGTTAGAGGAAGAGGAACCATTGAAACAACGATATCGTAGTCTCGGGAAAACAAACGATCTAGAGTAACTGGTGTTAGAGAAGCCAGACTTTCACAACGAAGAATATCAACGCGATATCTCTTCCTTTTCTTGTTTCCTTTACTGGTGTCGGGTCCTTCTACGGTGATCGGCTTCCCGTCATTCTGAAGGCTTAGGTTAGAACTAAAGGTCTCGGTCAAGGCAGTAGTATCATCGGCCAGTGTAGTTGCAGCTGCTTCATGTTCAGAGCTTTCAGGGACACGCTCTGTCGACATGGGATCCTCGTGAGGGGCATCTGAAACCATTGAAGCCTCACTATTTTGGCTGGTTAAAGAATCTCCAGAATTATCAGGAGAATTGACATCAGCAAGAAGAGTTACAGCCTCATCATTAATCGAAGTTCCAGGGCCCATCGTATCAACTGCAGTATCAGTAGCAACTCCACCAGATATCAAACATTCCAGGACACAACGAAGGCTAAAGGCATGGTTTGCAAATTCTTGCAGTTCACCCTCAAATTTTGCTCCCTCTAATGTGCTCAAATCCTTGCAAAGGTCCGGGATACTAGTATGCCCGAGCTTTCCAGCTTCATAGAGTGTTACAGCATGAGACTTCAATCCTATAACAGTGTTCATTAACATGGAtggaatatattataataatgcAAAAAGTATAGTTGATATTtatgggctatcaataattataAGTTGCGCATCAAATGGAACTAGGAAAGGATACCTGGCGAAACAGAACCCATCATTAGATATGATGTTATGTTAGCATCGACTATGAAAGCAACTCGAACATGACTCGAACGTAATCCAGAGCTTTCTGACCCTAAATTATCTCCATTTTGAGCCGCCTCACCATCAGCAGACATGTAGGAAGCACGAGTATCGTCTTCATCACTGAGGATGGCACGTGGAGACCCAGGCATAATCTTATCATGAAGCACAGAAGCCGGATCAATTAGCTTTACAGCCCACCCCAAGCGGCAAACAAAAGACGCA includes:
- the LOC106376796 gene encoding probable methyltransferase PMT24, which codes for MAMGKYSRVDGKKSSGYGLTITIVLVVSLCLVGAWMFMSSWSAPTESVDFSSNQTPKDVETTTKTYFTNEEFDKGSKTEETEVVTESNEEKPDPESSGEEKTEQVEEKKEFEDKNGEGDRKDGEGESESDETKQKEKTQLEESSEENKSEDGNGTEENTEENTEKKTEDSAGETEENTEKSTGDQAEITKESSSGSGAWSTQLVESQNEKKAQVSSIKWKVCNVTAGPDYIPCLDNWQAIKKLHSTKHYEHRERHCPEESPTCLVSLPEGYKRSIKWPKSREKIWYNNIPHTKLAHVKGHQNWVKMSGEYLTFPGGGTQFKNGALHYIDFLQESYPDIAWGNRTRVILDVGCGVASFGGYLFDRDVLALSFAPKDEHEAQVQFALERGIPAMSNVMGTKRLPFPGSVFDLIHCARCRVPWHIEGGKLLLELNRALRPGGFFVWSATPVYRKTEEDVGIWKAMSKLTKAMCWKLMTIKKDKLNEVGAAIYQKPMSNDCYNQRSQNEPPLCKDSDDQNAAWNVPLEACMHKVTEDSSKRGAVWPESWPERVETVPQWLDSQEGVYGKPAQEDFTADQERWKTIVSKSYLNGMGIDWSYVRNVMDMRAVYGGFAAALKDLKLWVMNVVPIDSADTLPIIYERGLFGIYHDWCESFSTYPRTYDLLHADHLFSALKKRCSLVSAMTEVDRILRPQGTFIVRDDMETIGEIEKMVKSMKWNVRMTHSKDGEGVLSVQKSLWRPTEVETVTWAIA
- the LOC106376797 gene encoding pentatricopeptide repeat-containing protein At2g13420, mitochondrial — encoded protein: MLKQKISPPAFPLLRRLSTTAAAAGFSLNLPKLEPSNDAELISQILVTNHNPFHFTESSLQLNGISLSPHLINQTLLRLRHNSKIALSFFQYLRSLPSPSTTTTLASFNLIIDILGKVRQFDVARQLIVEMEQQENLKPSSETFLILVKRLIAAGLTRQAVRAFDDAPCFLENRLGVDEFAFLLDTLCKYGHTKLAVGVFNERKSEFGCDEKVYTILIAGWCKLRRIDMAERFLAEMIGSGIEPNVVTYNVLLNGICRTASLHPEERFERNVRNAEKVFDEMRERGIEPDVTSFSIVLHMYSRAHKSELSLDKLKLMKAKGISPTTETYTSVVKCLCSCGRLEEAEELLEAMVGDGISPSSATYNCFFKEYKGRKDATGAMNLYKKMKDGLCKPNTNTYNVLLGTFINLGKMEIVGEIWDDLKGSETGPDLDSYTSLVHGLCGKDKWKEACGYFVEMIERGFLPQKLTFETLYKGLIQSNKLRTWRRLKKKLDEESITFGSEFQRYPFEPYKR
- the LOC106373746 gene encoding uncharacterized protein LOC106373746 is translated as MAVPRKRKHSGEETLPEKRQKKTIEASKFAEQEKSITALIRLHEGGRGYYNEPGRDKIEKQNHGFKDLIAKAREKLQEKRQVDDRNTDIESQRIAARLALDQIVETDDDFDDHLKYHTELQNLGCDFIRDQVSLLKMFSLLSRGDYHIDE